A window of Benincasa hispida cultivar B227 chromosome 9, ASM972705v1, whole genome shotgun sequence genomic DNA:
GCAAAGCAAGAGGTCCTTCTAGGATCCTTACAAACACTCAAAAAGAAAGCTAACTTAGATCgaacttagaatctatgatggtcactcttagatcctaagacaactcactccaaaattagcttgatcaagactaatccaatgaatttatttaaatatcaaatctaaagcaagatttgaaaAAAAGACAGCACCAAAGGTTGAATAAGCAAAGCTTTTTACTATGATAATCtgagttttgaagaacattacaagccattttataggccaaattatcgtggatagaccaagaaactcaaaagtcattcaaatacaattaattgcaaattgtagTAAATGACACCTAGAAACTTAAAACTTAATTGtatactaaattataagtcaaaTGAAAAACTAGGAatgtagaaagtcttcaaatttCCTTAAATATCTCCTCTAGAAGGCGGCAAAGTAGATATGCACGTTTGACAAGGTTTGACATCACATTTCCTCATGTAATGCACActtgacaacattttcttcacaaaatctgcaCGCTTTTTTCGACTACATTGTCATTttccaaactataggactttTCCTGTGCCATCTTTATGTCATTCTCTTCTTGAATCATTGAgctaacattatataaaactttggtCTCGAAATTATTTGTCGGTTCTTGTGAATTTTctagtttttgaagatgtagtgtgaatgcctcttgaatcttctttgccttgcttcttgtaattggtccTTTAGGTACATGAAATGGTTCAATGGTTAAATTCACATCACCTGCCTTATTCTCACTCAATGCTCAGTCACCCCTCATCAtgaccaacacttagccataAATTCTCTTTGTAAAGCTAGAGTAATAAGTGTCCGAGAGCTAAGTTTTCATACTTAAACATTTTCCTTCGTCAAATTTATCCTTTACCTCAAAACGCAAAAATCCAATCTAACTTGAATATTTAATCCCATCACTTTGCttaactcaaacaataaacataattaaaaagggaaagtaaGGTGCGGGTTTTACAACCTATCaccccttaaaagaaattttgtccTTGAAATTTACCTGTATAAATCAGTGGATTCCCATGTCACTTCTTCAACTCCATGGTTGTTCCACAATATCTTCATTAAAGGTATAGTTTTGTTCCTGAGCACCTGTTCTTTCCTGTATAAGATCTGAATCGAATCTTCTTCATATGACAAATATTCCTTAAGCTGATCGGTTGTTTTACAAGTACATGCGTAGGATCAGGTACATACTTCCTCAACATCGATACATGGAACACGTTGTGAATACGTGTTAGTTCCAGAGGTAACTGTAACTTATACGTTGTCGGGCCAACTCGTTCTATAATCTCATAAGGTCCAATGTAGTGGGGACTCAGTTCCCTTTTCTTCCAAACTTGTGTACTCCTTTCCATGGGGATAATCGAAGGAATACTTGGTCTCCAGCCTCAATTTCTAATCTCTCCTCTGCTTATCAGGATAAGTCTTTTGCCTGTCTAGAGCTGTCTTCAAGTTTTCCCTGATAAGCTTCACAGTATCTGTTGTTTGTTGCACTAATTTTGGACCCAAAAGTTTTCGTTCCCcaacttcattccaacatactAGGGTCCTGCATGGTCTGCCATACAATGCTTCGTACGGGGCCATGCCTATGCTCGAGTAATAATTGTTGCTTGTTATACGCAAACTCGACCAATGGTGGTTGTGCATCCCAACTTCCTTTAAACTGCAGAacacatgttctcaacatgtcTTCCAGTGTCTATATTGTCTGTTCTGACTGACCATCCATCTGTAGACGACAAGCCGAGCAAAAATGTAGCTTGGTATCCAAAGCCTTCTGCAAACTGGGCCAAAACTTCGAGGTAAACCTCGGATCCTAATTTGATACTATCAATACTGGAGCTCCGAATTGGCTGACTATCTTGTCCACATACATCTTAGCCAACTGGTCTAAGGTAAAGGTAACTCTTACTGATATAAACTTGGCCGTCTTAGTTAGCCTGTCAATTATTACCCAGATTCCATCATGCCCCAAAGGCGTACTAGGCAATCCAAACAAGAAATTCATCATTACATGATCCCACTTCCACTCGGGTATTGGGAGCGGGTTGAGTAATCTTGTGGGTCTCTGTCTCTCGGGTTTAACCTGTTGACAAATTAGACATCAGTCTACATATTAGGccatttctttcttcattccaTGCCACCAATAAGATCTCCTCAAGGTCCTATACAATTTGGTGCTTCCCGGATGCATGGTATAAGCTGAACTGTGTGCCTCCTCTAGTATCGCCTACTTAAGCTGTAACACATTCGGCATACACAATCTACCTTTCTTCGATAAGGCACCATCTGCTCTTACTTGGACATCGGTTCTAAGTCCCTTACTTTCCTCCTTTGCCATCTTCTAGAGGTTAAGATCCTTCAACTGTTCACATACAATTTCATCCATTAGGGTGGGTTGTACCTAGAATAAGGCTAACAATCCACCTGTTTGTTCTACTACTAAAGTCGCTCTGGAATTCCTGAATTCTTGGATCAACATCCCCCTTATTGAACAAACAGTAGCTTTAGACCTAGTCGACTTCCTGCTTAAGGCATCCGCCACTATATTGGCCTTACTAGGGTGATACTCAATCGAacagtcatagtctttgatcAGTTTGATCCATCTTCTTTGCCACAAGTTTGgctctttctactaaaaaatgtACTTCAAACTCTTATTATCAGTGAAAATATGGCAATGCTCCCTGAACAAATAATGTCTCCAGATCTTTAAGGCTAAGACAATTTCTGCTAACTCCAACTCATGAGTGGGATAGGTACCTTCATGCTTCTTTAGCTATTGAGAAGCATAGGCTACCACCTTTCCTTTTTGCATCAACAAACAACCTAGTCCCTGCGAGGACACATCACAGTAAATTACAAATTCCGTGCCTGGAGTGGGTAACGTAAGTATGGGCGTTGTAACTAGCCCTTACTTCAAATCCTGGAAATTCCATTCACGATCCAAAGTCCAATCAAACTTGACATCCTTCCCGGTCAGATTCGTTAGTGGGAGGGCTATCTTCGGGAAACCCTCCACAAAGCGCCTATAGTAACCTGCCAGGCTCAAGAAGCTACGTAACTCAAACACATTTGTTGGTCATTCTCATTTTGCTACTACTTCCATCTTTTGAGGGTCTACACTAACTTCAGCTGCAGAAACTACATGCCCTAAAACTGGTACCTGATCTAGCCAGAAGTCACATTTGTTGAACTTGGCGTACAACTGCTTTTCTCGCAATGTCCATAATACTATTCTCAGATGGTTAGCATGCTCCTCCTTGTTACCTGAATATACcagaatatcatcaataaagactATGACAAACTGGTCGAGATAAGCGTGGAATATcttattcatcaaatccataaacACAGCCGGAGCATTTGTTAAGCCAAAAGGCATCACCAAAAACTCAAAGTGTTCATATCGGGTTCTGAATGCAGTCTTAGGGGCATCCGTCTCTTTCACCTTCAGCTGATGGTACCCCGATCTTAGATCTACCTTCGAAAATACCGCAACTCCCTTAAACTGATCGAAAAGATCATCAATATGTGGTAACAAATATTTGTTCCTGATGATGAGTCTAAAAGAATTACAAGAGGAATTGGATGATGAGTCTAATGAGTCTTATGAATCTGATGATCTGACTAAAGAGGATGATAGGGATGTTCGAATGGAGGGTGAATGTGCTAACCGTCAATAGGAAGATACCAACCTGTACGTGGGAAATACTCATGCGGAACTTCCAACTTCATGTCCTAAAGTGGAAATGATTGTGTCAGGTTAGATGTTAGAGAGCGAGGACATTGATATTAAGGTAGGGCAGATATATCTCTCAAAGGAAGAACTTTCATTCACATTGTCCCTCTTCACCATACGTCGAAATCTTGAACATAGAGTTAACAAATCCATGAAATCACTACTGGTTGTTAAGTGTAGACATGATGCCTGTCATTGGAGGATTCGGGCTCGAAAGCTTAAGGATTTAGAGTTGTTCAAAATAACAAGGTATCAAGATGTTACATGCTCACAGCAATTAATGGATCACGATCACCATCAAGTTAGAAGCAAGTTAGTTGGTCATCTAATTATGTCCATGTTCACGAACGTTAGTAGGACATATAGTCCAAAGGACATCATACAGGATATGCGAAAGGGATATGGTGTCCATATTAGTTAAAAAGCTTGGTGGTCTAGTAGGCCGGAGGAGTCTTTTGGCCAGTTACATGCTTATGGAGAAGCTTTAAAGATAACAAACCCCGACACTGTTTACAAATTAAAGCTTCAGAATGATAGGTACTTTAAGTACGTCTTCATGGCTTTGGGTTCGTTAGTACATGACTTCTTGAACTACATAAGGCATGTTCTGGCTGTTGACGGGACACACTTACGGGGTAAGTTTAAGAGTGTCATGTTAAACGCGAATTCGGTGGATGGGAACAGTCAAATATATCCAGTTGCATTTGCCATTGTGGATGGTGAAGTGGAAGAAGCATGGAAATGGTTTTTTTAGCAGGTTAAGGAGGAAGTTGAGGCTATATCTGAACTTGTCATTATTCATCAAGCAAGCATTGGCAAGGAAATCAGTAAGGTATTTTCTTCTGTCTTCCATTGTTTCTACACTCATCATATAAGTTTAAACCCACTCGAGGATTTCAGGAAAAAAAACTTCCctccttgattttttttcctagcTGCAATATCACCCCGTGAAACTACTTTTAAAGTACATTGGACCAAAATTATCCCAATAGAGGAGTGGCTCAATACTTGGAGTAAATTAGATTTGAAAAGTGGGCTAGGGCATTTCACCCTCATCATCACCCAGTTCTGCTTATGGGGGTCATAGTGTCCATGATCACCTTCACTATGGATGTCATGATTACCCTCGTCGTCACCCTCGTCAACATGATCATTGGCAGCATCACTATGATCATGGCCAGCATCACCATGATCGTGGCCAACATCACCCTCAGCATGACAATTGTCACCTTCATAAACAAGAAACGGTGGGAGAACACGTACTTCAAGGGCACGAATTATACGGTGCATGTGAGCTACCTCATCCCCGGTAGTTACCAGTCATACCCTTATAATGGGGTTTCTTTGCATGTGACAACCTAGGGTCATAAGCAACATAAACTTACGACAATAAAGCAAAAGAATTTTACATCCATTACCCCTCGTCGATTGAAAATATCTTTGTGTAGTAAGAAGTATGTTGGTTGATAGCTTGTAcaaatacaagctattgcagtcttttacttagaattatgagggttgatgagCAGAACTATTGGATCGCCACCATCACGCAgcagaagaaatcaggatccataagaattctaattcattaattttggttgaaaagaaacatgctaaaacagagTAATATGGGTTTTAAAACAAAGTAttatgggtttcatgaacataccttggccgaacaaacgaaatctccattttcagcTGCAAAAGCCTTCGAAttcttgtgtagaccaccacaagatcttccctactatcctcttggtactctagattgagttaagggactcaaaataagctggaatcaaagggaatatggagaaagctcactgaacagaacccattgaagaacaccttcttcatccgaatttttcagcaaaaatttaGTCTGTTCCACATCCTTTtcatcactccaatctcttcaatatgtTGCAAACTATCATGAAAAGAGATGTGCTatatgggatgcagctcatgcttggagtaaaccaaaggagaaggtgggttccttgtaagctacttgaagatgaaaattgaaaaacccattttcaagttttgtgtaatttttaattttcaaaattcattttgattttaaaatcatattttatttctaaaatcaaaatttattaattttacaaattaattttttaataaaattaataaataattatttaaacaatttaaataattctaattgattctaattaatttaatatccaatattaaattaatttttacacaaattcatcttcatatatttaaatcatatttaaatatattttctctaattccgtttgattcaaattaaaacgtttcaaattaacttatcacgctactctagaactaatccattttcgagctagtagggggacctcatagacctacagatcatgggctccaacgatccgagattaatcggctaaactcattagaccaatctaacctccattcgttaactaatgggtcactccactaaagcccatagttgaactcccctcattgtagatatattatatccactcgatataaccatgattagtaggttaacctttcacaagttgttcctaataacggttgggtcaaatctctattttaccccctaaattacctcttgttccttaagtccccactgatcccctaatgaacaattattttgtgatccaatcacaaaaccgagtctctctcatgccaaatgagagggcgggatcccttgttcaagccccagaatcaacacttaagggaacaacctctctattatccctaaagtgagtaggagtgaattccctcttgcaccctatgtccccagctatctatccagtcttacccctgaaatggcagtcttattgagtcggcgttgttgagccaaccctcacctatacaaatctaagggcaatcccagataaacaggagttcatagttagctcaggattaaggttaagttacctaggtcatcgctttgaaatattcagtcttaaacagtaaacaacgttataaagtaagagtgactcatttcatagttcgatcttgtacaaactcttttgcacaaggacacccccactcgtcATGTCCAAtatgaacaaattaggatcacttcgtttgtagcactttacaactccttgtaacaactacagagcaggccgcatctaatagtgttaccagaataagatacccacccttatccatgtactatagattattttgactatttactcgaaactgatccacctttatatctccacataaagttcaagtactcatccaatagtcaagggacttttaggtttattggatttcttcaagcaatagatctatgcaataacacctttattgaattttcagaattagctccattgtttacataccacgagttttaggacataaaaccaaaaaaactcccacttggaccaaaactccagtggtaacttatacatccgatatataagactgagtttctgagttttatagagaaatacaataaactagggtaacCCATACCCATTTtttttaccattcggtatctctatactcgatatttctcccacttgccctaggttatctggtattcctagtcctactaggtaattttcaaacactttagccaagagaattattgtaaacattttagtatacaataggcttttttATGCCTAATATTAGGAGAACGCAATATGCGTCATGCATGTCTTAAGTTTTGTGTTGGTTCTCATacgtcggtggtcatgcattgggatagaatgtatgcgttgatcttatatgcaatgaccatgtgttcctgtcacaagttttcttgcgctctcgccaagtataacggggacgcaagtttctcgggtgatttgaggttgaactcagggacttgtagctaaaaggaatgcggtaatgtgtttgtggcagataaataaaagaataatgggGGTTATAGCTAtgaactactcctactcctaactaacagattaagcggtgAGAATATGGCTGAAAGATAGAGACACGgcaactgttgacgcgtagtaaaatgcatggaaaaatagataaaatggtgaagatgtcttcatcgcaaccctaagcttgaccgcaaaggtaaccccagccaacgcaaacctatgcga
This region includes:
- the LOC120084776 gene encoding uncharacterized protein LOC120084776; this translates as MHRIIRALEVRVLPPFLVYEGDNCHAEGDVGHDHGDAGHDHSDAANDHVDEGDDEGNHDIHSEGDHGHYDPHKQNWVMMRFKGVAVFSKVDLRSGYHQLKVKETDAPKTAFRTRYEHFEFLVMPFGLTNAPAVFMDLMNKIFHAYLDQFVIVFIDDILVYSGNKEEHANHLRIVLWTLREKQLYAKFNKCDFWLDQVPVLGHVVSAAEVKPERQRPTRLLNPLPIPEWKWDHVMMNFLFGLPSTPLGHDGIWVIIDRLTKTAKFISVRVTFTLDQLAKILKEVGMHNHHWSSLRITSNNYYSSIGMAPYEALYGRPCRTLVCWNEVGERKLLGPKLVQQTTDTVKLIRENLKTALDRQKTYPDKQRRD